The following nucleotide sequence is from Kosmotoga arenicorallina S304.
AACACACAAAAAACACCAGTATATAAAATAGGAACAAGAAAATTCACCGTTAAGACTAAACGCAAGGGAGAAATAAAAAAGATCGAACATTTTCTCACCGATCCTCAGGGGAATAGAGTCGAAAGAAAGTGGTATCTTGTTGACGCAACCGATATTCCATTAGGACGTTTGGCAACAAGGATTGCTTTAATTCTTTCCGGTAAAGCCAAGCCCACTTATACTCCACATATCGATACGGGAGATTTTGTGGTTGTTGTGAATGCTGAAAAAGTAAGGTTAACAGGCAAAAAGCTCGATCAAAAAAAATATTACAGGCATTCCGGATATCCAGGTGGAATTAAAGAAAGATCAGCCCGTGAAATGCTTGCTAAACACCCTGAAAGAGTCATCAAGCTCGCTGTAAAACGCATGTTGCCGAAAACAAAACTCGGCGATAAGATGTTGAAAAAACTCAAAGTGTACGCCGGTCCAGAGCATAAACACCAAGCTCAGAAACCGGAAGCCATTGAACTTGTTAAGTGAGGAGGTTAAATAGATGGCGGGACTGATTGAATATTATGGAACCGGTAGAAGGAAATCTTCCGTTGCCCGTGTAAGACTTAGACCTGGAAACGGAAAGTTCAGAATAAATGGAAGAGAATACGACGATCTGAAAGGTTATCTTCACAATGATGCTTGGGTAAGACATGCGTTAAGACCCCTCGTATTAACTGAAACTCTCGGCAAGTTTGATGTTGTCATGAGAGTTTCCGGAGGTGGACTTTCCGGAC
It contains:
- the rpsI gene encoding 30S ribosomal protein S9, which translates into the protein MAGLIEYYGTGRRKSSVARVRLRPGNGKFRINGREYDDLKGYLHNDAWVRHALRPLVLTETLGKFDVVMRVSGGGLSGQAGAIRLGLSRALVEFNVDLKPLLKKEGLLTSDSRVVERKKYGLKKARRAPQFSKR
- the rplM gene encoding 50S ribosomal protein L13 gives rise to the protein MNTQKTPVYKIGTRKFTVKTKRKGEIKKIEHFLTDPQGNRVERKWYLVDATDIPLGRLATRIALILSGKAKPTYTPHIDTGDFVVVVNAEKVRLTGKKLDQKKYYRHSGYPGGIKERSAREMLAKHPERVIKLAVKRMLPKTKLGDKMLKKLKVYAGPEHKHQAQKPEAIELVK